In the Streptomyces sp. 3214.6 genome, TGACCTGGTTCGTGCTGCACGAGCTGCTGGGCGTGGAGAACGTCAAGAACTACGACGGCTCCTGGACCGAGTACGGCTCCCTGGTCGGCGTTCCGATCGAGCTCGGCGCCAACAAGTAAGACCGCCCCTTTCAACGACCTCTGGAGAAGCACATGTGTGGAGCGAAGGCCGGCGGCCCGGACGCCTCGACGATAAAGCCCGGTGAGACCACGATCCAGGGCCAGGTGACCCGCGACGGCGAGCCGGTGGTGGGCTACGTCCGCCTCCTGGACTCGACCGGCGAGTTCACCGCGGAGGTCCCCACCTCCGCCACCGGACAGTTCCGCTTCTACGCGGCCGAGGGCACCTGGACCGTCCGCGCCCTCGTTCCCGGCGCCACCGCCGACCGCACGGTCGTCGCCCAGCAGGGCGGCCTCGCGGAGGTCGCGATCGCGGTCTGAGCACGACGGAAGGGCCGTACCCACGGGTGGAACACCCCGGGGTACGGCCCTTTCGGCGTGTACAGGCCTACCCTGAAGGTATGTACGCCCGCCGTCGGCACGTCTACTTCGCCATGATGGGGACCTGCATCGGGTTGTTCGTCCTGGCCTGGGGAGTCGTGCGCCTCTGGTCGATTCCCGTGGCCGTCGGGATGTGTGTGGTGGCCATGGTCATCCCGCCGGTCGCCGCGATGATCGCCAACCGGCGAGGGCCCGAGGACCGCTGGTGGGACGACCCCTCGGGCGACCCCAAGTCCGACGAGTGGTGGGACGAGCTGGACGGCAAGAAACGCCGCCCCCAGGACAGGCCCTAGTACACGAGCGCCTGCGTGTCGTCTCTCAGCGCCTCCTGTACGAACACCTGTGCGCCCGCGATCCGTACGCCCTCGATGACGTCCTGCTCCGTGATGTGCCGGCGGGCCGCGCACTGGGTGCACAGGGTGAGGCGGCCGCCCGCGAGGATCGAGTCGATCAGGTCGGGCAGCGGGGCCGCGTGCGGAAGCTCGAACTCGGCGGCCCGGCCCGGCAGCGCGAACCAGGAGGACTCCCCGGTCAGCCACAGGGAGACCTCGACCCCGCTGGCCACGGCCACCGCCGCGACCGTGAACGCCTGAGAGCACCGCTCGGGGGCATCGGCCCCCGCCGTCACCTTGATCACGAGCTTCTTCGACATGACTGAATCGTAATCAGCTCCCTACGACTGGCGTTGTCCCGCGTTGGAGGGTGCACCTCACAACGAGGGCCGGTCCCCGGCCGCGTAAGCTGGGGCCCGGCCCTGTTGTACGTACGGAACCGACACGCTCATCCGAGGAGCACCCCGTGGAGATCTTCTTCGAAACCCTGCTGGTCCTGGTCTGCGTCGGTGTCCTCGCCTTCGCGGGTCTGACCGTGAAGAAGCTGTACCAGGGCCAGCGCTGATCCACCCGAGGAACTGCCACTCATGATCGAGATTCCGTCCGACCTCCACAAGGACCTCGTCCCCCTCGCCTTTCTGCTGGGCACCTGGGCGGGCGCGGGCGTCCACGACTTCCCCGGTTCGGAGAAGTGCAACTTCGGGCAGGAGGTCACCTTCGGTCACGACGGCCGGGACTTCCTGGAGTACCACTCCCACACCTGGGTCCTGGACAACGACGGCAACAAGGTCCGGCCCCTGGAGTCGGAGTCCGGCTTCTGGCGCGTCGACGCCGACCGCAAGGTCGAGGTGACCATGGTCCGCGACGACGGCGTGGTCGAGATCTGGTACGGCGACCTGGCCGCCAAGAAGCCGCAGATCGACCTGGTCACGGACGCGGTGGCCCGCACGGCCGCCTCCGGCCCCTACACCGGCGGCAAGCGTCTGTACGGCTACGTCAAGAGCGACCTCATGTGGGTCGGCGAGAAGCAGACCCCCGAGGTCGAGCTGCGCCCCTACATGTCGGCCCACCTGAAGAAGGTCGTCACCCCGGAAGACGTCGAACGCTGGGCGAAGGCCCTCCCGGACGACATGCCGGACGACGGAATCGCCTTCTTCAAGTAGTCCTGTACGGTCCTAGACTCTTCGGTGTGGTGAACACTGGAAGCACCGACTGGAAGAGCGATCTGCGGCAGCGTGGCTACCGGCTGACGCCGCAGCGGCAACTCGTGCTCGAAGCCGTGGACACCCTGGAGCACGCGACCCCCGACGACATCCTCGTGGAAGTGAGGAGGACGGCGTCGGGGGTCAACATTTCCACCGTGTACCGGACCCTGGAGCTGCTTGAGGAGCTCGGGCTGGTCAGCCACGCCCACCTGGGGCACGGCGCGCCGACCTATCACCTGGCCGACCGGCACCACCACCTCCATCTGGTCTGCCGGGACTGCCAGAACGTCATCGAGGCGGACGTCCAGGTGGCCGCCGAGTTCACGGCCAAGCTGCGGGGGACGTTCGGCTTCGAGACCGACATGAAGCACTTCGCGATCTTCGGCCGCTGCAAGGACTGCTCCCTCAAGGCTTCAACTACCGAGTCGTAGGCTTAGGCGTATGAAGAGCCCTCTGCTGTCCCTGCCCGGCGCCGTCCCCGCCGAGGGTGTGGACGAAGGCGTCGCCGGTCACTACGGCGACCTGTTCCGCGAGCAGCGTGCCCTCGCCGACGGCACCGGTTTCGTCGACCTCTCGCACCGCGGGGTCGTCGCCGTCACCGGCGACGACCGGCTGAGCTGGCTGCACCTGCTGCTCACCCAGCACGTCACCGACCTGCCCGTCGGCCAGGCCACCGAGGCGCTGATCCTCTCCGCGCACGGCCACATCGAGCACGCGCTCTACCTGGTGGACGACGGGGAGACGGTCTGGGCGCACGTCGAGCCCGGCACCCAGGACGCGCTGATCGCGTACCTGGAGTCGATGAAGTTCTTCTACCGGGTCGAGGTCGCCGACCGGACGGCGGACATCGCGGTCGTCCACCTCCCGGCGGGGTCGATCGCCCCCGTCCCGCCCGGCGTCGTCGTCCGCGAGACCGCCTACGGCCGCGACCTCTTCCTCCCCCGCGTCGACCTGGAGTCGTACGCCGATCAGGCCGGCCCGCCGGTCGGGATCCTCGCCCTGGAGGCGCTGCGCGTCGAACAGCACCGTCCGCGCCTCGGCTTCGAGACCGACCACCGCACCATCCCGCACGAGCTGGGCTGGATCGGCTCGGCGGTGCATCTGCAGAAGGGCTGCTACCGGGGGCAGGAGACCGTCGCCCGGGTGCAGAACCTGGGCAAGCCGCCCCGGCGCCTGGTCTTCCTGCATCTCGACGGCAGTGAGGTGCACCTTCCGGTCGCCGGCACCGAACTCCGGGTCGCCGACGAGGACCCCGACGGCCGCAAGATCGGCTTCATCACCACGTCCGCCCGCCACCACGAGCTGGGCCCGGTGGCCCTGGCCCTGGTGAAGCGCAACGTTCCGGTGGACGCCCCACTGCTGGCCGGCACGACGGCGGCGGCCCAGGAAGTCGTCGTCGAACCCTAGTTGCATTGCCCTGCGAGCCCGGGTCCGCCGGCTCGCCGCATTCCGCTCGCTACATCTCGATCAGGACGGTGAACGGGCCGTCGTTCGTCAATGACACGCGCATCCGCGCCCCGAACCGGCCCGTCGCCACCGTCGCGCCCAGGGCGCGCAGCTGGGCGACGACCTCGTCGACGAGAGGCTCGGCGATCTCGCCGGGGGCGGCCGCGTTCCAGGTGGGGCGGCGGCCCTTGCGGGCGTCCCCGTAGAGCGTGAACTGGCTGATCACCAGCAGTGGGGCGTCGATGTCGCTGCACGACTTCTCGTCCTGCAGCATGCGGATCGAGAAGAGTTTGCGGGCGAGCTGGGCCGCCTTCTCCTTGGTGTCCTCGTGGGTGACCCCGACCAGGACGCACAGGCCCTCGCCGTCGATCTCCCCGACCGTCTCGCCGTCCACGACGACGCTCGCGCCGTCCACTCTCTGCACCACCGCTCGCATGCGGACCATGATGCCGGGTCCCCGGCACGCACTCACGGGGGGCCCATTTTTGATCCTTAAGCCCCTATCTGGGCCGTTCGGGGGGACTCGGTCACATCGCGGCGACTTGGGGTGGCACGATGCTTCCACCACACGCCGGTCGAGGGGACGGTAGAGGGACATGAGCACACCGAGTACCGGGCGGCCTGCCACCCACAGGCCACCGGCACAGCGCAGCGACAGCCCCGTGCTGCCCGCACAACCATCGGAGCCCGACCTGGCCCGGCTGAGCCTGCCCGAACTGCGCACCCTGCGCCGGGACGCCCAGCGCGACGAGGCCGACCTGAGCTACGTACGACGGCTGCTCCAGGGCCGCATCGACATCCTGCGCGCGGAGCTGGCCAGGCGGTCCCCGACGGGCGCGGCCTCCGTGGTCGACCGGCTGCCGGAGATCCTCACCGACGCCCCGGCCCGGCACCGCTCCTCGGCCCGGCACGTCACGCTGGGCACCCCGCACAGCGAGGAGTACCGCAGGCTGGCCGCCGACATGCTCGCCGACGTCGAGCTCTCCGACCTCGACGCGCGCACCGACCCGGAGCTGCACGAGGCGATGGCCCGCCTGATCCGCTACGAACAGCAGGTCTCCAGCCGCCGTCAGCACCTCCAGCGAACGGCCGACGAGTCGGGCGCGGAGATCAGCAGGCGATACCGGGAGGGCGAGGCCCAGGTGGAGGACCTCTTGGTGTGAGCGCAGCCCCCACGGAGGGTACGGGCAGGGGCGGCGGGGCGAAAAAATCCCCGCACACCCACCCCCCACCTGCCTACCGTGGCCTCATGACCGACGTACGCCTCATCACCGACGCCGAGCTGCCCGACTGGATACGCACCCTGCGCACCGGCTTCCTGCGCCCACCCACCGTCACCGACCGAGCCGTGGCCGACCGCCGGACGGCCACCGGGGACTCCCGCACCTCGGGAGCCTTCGACGAGGGCAGATGCGTGGCGACGTTCCGCTCGTTCCCGCAGGAGCTCACCGCGGTGGGCGGCGCCCCCGTCCCCGCCGACGCCATCTCCAACGTCTCCGTCGTGGCCACCCACCGCCGCCGCGGCCTCCTCACCCGCCTGATGAACGACGACCTCACGGCCGCGAAGGAACGCGGGGACGTCGTCGCCACCCTGATCGCCGCCGAGTACCGGATCTACGGGCGGTACGGCTTCGGCCCGGCCACCACGATGACCGAGTGGACGATCGACGTGCCGCGCGCCGGGTTCGACCCGCGCCGGCCGGTCCCCGGCGACGGCGGCCGCATCGACCTCGTCGACGGCGAGGAGGTCCGCAAGGTCGGCCCCGAGCTGCACGAGCGGCTGCGGCGCGCCCAGCCCGGCGCCGTCAGCAGGGACGAGCACTGGTGGACGGCGCAGACCGGGCTGCTGCGGCTGTACGACGACTCCTGGACCGAGCCCTTCTTCGCGGTGTACCGCGCGGCGGACGGCACGGTGGAGGGTCTGGTCTCGTACGAGACGGACGACGAGTGGAGTGACGGCAAGCAGCCGGTGAACACGGCGAAGGTGAACTGGCTGATCGCGGTGAACCCGGCCGCGGAGCGCGCCCTGTGGAGCTACCTGTGCTCCATCGACTGGATCACGCGGGTGAAGACGGGGTGGCGTGCCCCCGACGACCTGGCCCCCCTCTACCTGCCCGACCCGCGCGCGGCGCGTGTCACCACCCAGGCGGACTGGCTGTGGGTGCGGATCCTGGACGTCGTACGGGCCCTCGAGACGCGTACGTACGACGCGGCGGGCACGTTGGTGCTGGAGGTGGTGGACCGGGCCGGCCTGGCCGGAGGCCGCTTCCTGCTGGACGCGACCCCCGACGGCGTGTCCTGCACGCCGACCACCCGCAGCGCCGACCTCACCCTGGACGTCGCCGAGCTGGCGACCCTGTGGCTGGGTGACGAGTCGGCGGGACGGCTGGCGGCGCTGGGCCGGCTCGGGGAAGAACGACAGGGCGCCGCCCGGAAGGCCGACGCCCTGCTGCGCGCGTCCGGGCGTCCATGGTGCCCGGACATGTTCTGACGGCTCCTTTCGACCGGGTGTCCG is a window encoding:
- the dtd gene encoding D-aminoacyl-tRNA deacylase, coding for MRAVVQRVDGASVVVDGETVGEIDGEGLCVLVGVTHEDTKEKAAQLARKLFSIRMLQDEKSCSDIDAPLLVISQFTLYGDARKGRRPTWNAAAPGEIAEPLVDEVVAQLRALGATVATGRFGARMRVSLTNDGPFTVLIEM
- a CDS encoding GNAT family N-acetyltransferase, which gives rise to MTDVRLITDAELPDWIRTLRTGFLRPPTVTDRAVADRRTATGDSRTSGAFDEGRCVATFRSFPQELTAVGGAPVPADAISNVSVVATHRRRGLLTRLMNDDLTAAKERGDVVATLIAAEYRIYGRYGFGPATTMTEWTIDVPRAGFDPRRPVPGDGGRIDLVDGEEVRKVGPELHERLRRAQPGAVSRDEHWWTAQTGLLRLYDDSWTEPFFAVYRAADGTVEGLVSYETDDEWSDGKQPVNTAKVNWLIAVNPAAERALWSYLCSIDWITRVKTGWRAPDDLAPLYLPDPRAARVTTQADWLWVRILDVVRALETRTYDAAGTLVLEVVDRAGLAGGRFLLDATPDGVSCTPTTRSADLTLDVAELATLWLGDESAGRLAALGRLGEERQGAARKADALLRASGRPWCPDMF
- a CDS encoding DsrE family protein gives rise to the protein MSKKLVIKVTAGADAPERCSQAFTVAAVAVASGVEVSLWLTGESSWFALPGRAAEFELPHAAPLPDLIDSILAGGRLTLCTQCAARRHITEQDVIEGVRIAGAQVFVQEALRDDTQALVY
- a CDS encoding DUF1416 domain-containing protein, producing MCGAKAGGPDASTIKPGETTIQGQVTRDGEPVVGYVRLLDSTGEFTAEVPTSATGQFRFYAAEGTWTVRALVPGATADRTVVAQQGGLAEVAIAV
- a CDS encoding RsiG family protein; translation: MSTPSTGRPATHRPPAQRSDSPVLPAQPSEPDLARLSLPELRTLRRDAQRDEADLSYVRRLLQGRIDILRAELARRSPTGAASVVDRLPEILTDAPARHRSSARHVTLGTPHSEEYRRLAADMLADVELSDLDARTDPELHEAMARLIRYEQQVSSRRQHLQRTADESGAEISRRYREGEAQVEDLLV
- a CDS encoding FABP family protein, with protein sequence MIEIPSDLHKDLVPLAFLLGTWAGAGVHDFPGSEKCNFGQEVTFGHDGRDFLEYHSHTWVLDNDGNKVRPLESESGFWRVDADRKVEVTMVRDDGVVEIWYGDLAAKKPQIDLVTDAVARTAASGPYTGGKRLYGYVKSDLMWVGEKQTPEVELRPYMSAHLKKVVTPEDVERWAKALPDDMPDDGIAFFK
- a CDS encoding Fur family transcriptional regulator codes for the protein MVNTGSTDWKSDLRQRGYRLTPQRQLVLEAVDTLEHATPDDILVEVRRTASGVNISTVYRTLELLEELGLVSHAHLGHGAPTYHLADRHHHLHLVCRDCQNVIEADVQVAAEFTAKLRGTFGFETDMKHFAIFGRCKDCSLKASTTES
- a CDS encoding DUF3099 domain-containing protein, with the translated sequence MYARRRHVYFAMMGTCIGLFVLAWGVVRLWSIPVAVGMCVVAMVIPPVAAMIANRRGPEDRWWDDPSGDPKSDEWWDELDGKKRRPQDRP
- the ygfZ gene encoding CAF17-like 4Fe-4S cluster assembly/insertion protein YgfZ — translated: MKSPLLSLPGAVPAEGVDEGVAGHYGDLFREQRALADGTGFVDLSHRGVVAVTGDDRLSWLHLLLTQHVTDLPVGQATEALILSAHGHIEHALYLVDDGETVWAHVEPGTQDALIAYLESMKFFYRVEVADRTADIAVVHLPAGSIAPVPPGVVVRETAYGRDLFLPRVDLESYADQAGPPVGILALEALRVEQHRPRLGFETDHRTIPHELGWIGSAVHLQKGCYRGQETVARVQNLGKPPRRLVFLHLDGSEVHLPVAGTELRVADEDPDGRKIGFITTSARHHELGPVALALVKRNVPVDAPLLAGTTAAAQEVVVEP